The Bosea sp. AS-1 region CGGCAACGCTCCGGCATGGATCCCAGGTCTCCGCTTCGCTGCGCCCGGGATGACGTCGGGCAGCGCGAGATCCTACCCGATCTCGACGACGACGCGGCCCTTGACCTTGCCCTCGACGATCGCCTTGCCGGTCTCGATGACGGCGTCGAGCGGGATCGTCGTGGTCATCGCGGCAAGCTTGTCGCGGTCGAGGTCGCCGGCGAGTCGCCTCCAGGCCTCGAGGCGACGGGGCTTCGGGCACATCACCGAATCGACGCCAAGCAAGGCGACGCCGCGCAGGATGAAAGGCGCGACCGAGGCCGGCAGGTCCATGCCTTGCGCCAGGCCGCAACAGGCGATCGCGCCGCCATATCTCGTCATCGAGAGCAGGTTCGCCAGCGTGTGCGAGCCGACCGCGTCGACGCCCGCCGCCCAGCGCTCCTTGCCGAGCGGACGGCCGGGCTGGGAGAGCTCGTTGCGGTCGATGATCTCGGCGGCGCCGAGGCCCTTGAGGTAATCGGCTTCCTCGGCGCGCCCGGTCGAGGCGATGACGTGCCAGCCGGCCTTGGCGAGCAGCGCGATCGCGACCGAGCCGACGCCGCCGGCCGCGCCGGTGACGACGACCGGACCATCCGCGGGTTTCAGCCCGTGCTTCTCCAGTGCCAGAACGCAAAGCATCGCGGTGTAGCCGGCCGTACCGATCGCCATGGCTTCGGCAGCGGTGAGCCCTTGCGGCAGCGGCACCAGCCAATCGCCCTTGACGCGGCTCTTCTGCGCATAGGCGCCAAGATGGGTCTCGCCGGTGCCCCAGCCGTTCAGCACCACGAGATCGCCCGGCTTGAAGTCGGGATGCGCGGAGGTCTCGACGCGGCCGGCGAAGTCGATGCCGGGGATCATCGGCCAGCGGCGCACCACCGGCGCCTTGCCGCTGATCGCGAGGCCGTCCTTGTAGTTCACCGTCGAATGCGTGACGCGGACGGTGACGTCGCCCTCCATCAGTTCGCTCTCGGCGAAATCGGTGAAGGCGAGGTTGGGACCGGTCTCACCCTTCGTCGCCACCAGGGCCTTGAACGTCGTCATCGCCATCTCCCGCAACGGCCTGTTCCCAATACGACAAGGTTGCAGCGCCCGAAGGACGCTGCAACCCCGCGATGCGTGCGTTCGTGCCTGTTCCGGATCAGGCCGGCTGCGCTTCCGGCCTCTGCACCGGCCGCTCGACGATCGGCAGGTTGATCAGCGCCGAGGCAACGCCGAGCGCGACCGAGAGCCACCAGACGAACTGGTAGTTGCCCATCGATTCGTAGAGCACGCCGCCCAGCCAGACACCGAGGAAACCACCGACCTGATGCGAGAAGAAGGCGAAGCCATAGAGCATCGCCATGTACTTCGTGCCGAACATCAGCATGACCAGCGAGGAGGTCGGCGGCACGGTCGAGAGCCAGAACAGGCCGATGACCACGCCGAAGGTCAGCGCTGTCAGCGGGCTCGGCGGGATCAGGATGAAGGCGGCGATCGCAACCGCGCGGCCGAGATAGATCCAGGCCAGCAGATGGCGCTTCGGCATTCGCGTCGAGAGCCAGCCGGAAGAGAGCGAGCCGACGGCATTGGCGAGGCCGATCACGGCGAGCGTCCAGCCGCCGACCCAGGCCGGCAGGCCGGTGTCGCGCAGATAGGCGGGCATATGCACGGTGATGAAGGCGAGCTGGAAGCCGCAGGTGAAGAAGCCAAGCACGAGCAGCACGTAGCTGCGGTGCTTGAACGCTTCCGTCAGCGCCTGCATCACCGTCTGATTCGGCAGATTGGCGGCGGCCGCGCCAGCCCCCGAGCCGAGCTTGCGCGTCGCCAGGATCACCGAGATCGGCAGCACCGGCAGCAGGGTGACGGCGAAGACGACCAGCGCCTGCTGCCAGCCGAGCGTGTCGATCAGGATGTTGCCGATCGGCGGGAACAGGAACTGCCCGAAGGAACCGGCGGCCGTGCCCGCGCCGAAGGCCATCGGCCGCCACTGCTCCGGCAGGAGCTTGCCGAAGGCGGCCAGCACGAGATTGAACGAGCAGGCCGAAAGACCGAAGCCGATCAGCACGCCGGCGCCGAGATGGAGCTGCAGCGGGGTCGTGGCATAGGCCATGACCACGAGACCAGCGGCATAGAGCAGCGCGCCGACGCAGAGCACGCGCACCGTGCCGTAGCGGTCGGCGATGGCGCCTGCGAAGGGAGCGCCGAGGCCCCAGAGCAGGTTCTGGATCGCCAGCGCCAGACTAAAGGTATCGCGACCCCAATGGAACTGCAGCGTCATCGGGATCTGGAACAGGCCAGCGCTGGCGCGTGGACCGAAGGTGATGAGCGCGATCAGGCAGCCTGCCGCGACGATGATTTCCGGCGCGTAGCTGCGCGCCGGCTTGGAGCTTGCCGGGATGGAGCTCATGGATTTCTCCGAAACCTCGAATGTGTGGTTACACGTTAGCGGCTCGCCCATGCGGCAACCAGCGCGTTTTCGTGAAATCCGGCATCACAGACCGATATGGACAGACACTCCATAGGCGCCGTTAACCGCCGCTCAACCTTACCGAGGCGATAACGGATTCCAACGAAGACCCGGGAATCGCCTGCCGTCTTCGGTTCCGTGTCGCCGGGACGGGTGCGTCGTTTTGAGTCATTTGCGTCTTCACAGACGGAAGCGTGGCGGGCGAGCGCCGGGGCTCAGATGGGCCGCGGCCACGGCTGCGCCCTGGGCTTTGTCGGTCGGGCTGCTGGTGTCCTTCACCGCCTCGGCCGGGCAGAATTTCGGTCCGACCGGCCTGCCCTCCAGCCTGATCTCGCGAACCAATCCCGGCCCCGCTTCGGAACTGGCGGAAGGTCCCTCGATGCTGGTAGCGGCGAGCGCGTTCCGATTGCCGGGGCTGGCCCTGACGTCCGCCATCGTGCGCACGAGCCTGTCTTTCGAGGATCCGGAGCGGCGCATCGTCGTGGACCCGCGCCAGCCGCGCGAGGACCTGAAGCGTGCGGCAAACGGTTTTCCGGACGTCGATCGCACCGCCAAGGGCGACATGCTGCCGAGCCTGCGACCGGGCCTGACCGAGCATCCTTCGGTCGAGCTCGAACGCGTGGTCTTCGGCGACACACAGCCCAAGCTCATCTCGGGCGGCTTCTCGCTCGACGCGATGCGCGCGGCCGAGGCCGTCGAAGGCCCGCCGAGCAGCTTCGAACCTTACCCCATCGATGAAGGGGTGACCGATCCCGCCTTGTCGGATTCCTCGCCGGTCTCGCTGAAGCCGAAGATCACCTCGGCCCGGCAGGCGGAACTCTATCTCGACAGCATCGACGGCTCCTCCCCCTCGGTGCCCGCAGCCTTGCAGGGCAGCTCTGCGACGCCGCGCTCGGCAATCGCCATGGCCGAGATCACACCGCCTGCCTTGCCCGCGCATGGCGCGCAGTCGGCGGCGCGCATCGCACTGGTTTCTGCGCCGGCCACCCGCGACCTGCGCCTCGCCGCCCCGGGCGAGCGGCAGATCTATACCGGGCTGATCGCGCCGGAGAACATGGCGCGTGAGCAGCGCTGTCTGGCCGAAGCTGTCTATTTCGAGGCCCGTTCGGAATCGGCCGAAGGACAGGCAGCGGTCGCGCAGGTGGTGCTCAACCGGGTGAAGAGCGGGCTCTATCCAAGCAGCGTCTGCGGCACTGTCTACCAGAATGCCAACCGCTATCTCTCCTGCCAGTTCACCTTCGCCTGCGAAGGCAAGTCGCTGCGCATCACCGAGCCCGGGCCGTGGCGTGACGCCGTGCGGATCGCCCGCGAGGTCTACGAAGGCGCGACCTACCTCGCCGAGGTCGGAGCCTCGACGCATTACCATGCCAAATACGTCCGGCCCTACTGGGCGAAACGGCTGAAAAAAATGGACACTATCGGTCAGCACGTCTTCTACCAGCTCCGGCCGGGCCAGAGCTGATCACTCAAATACGAGCGATTCCATTCACTTGCGCGCAAGCTGGATGAAAGCCGCGCGATAGTGGATTTGGTTAATTTTACCTTGTTTTAGCGTTTACCTTGCGTTCATCACCCGGAGCGGGCTTCCTGACCCCAACGAACGGCGCAAAGTCGCCGGAACCGACAGGTCAGGTCCAACATGGTGCGCTCGCTCTCTTCCCGGCGTTTCCTCGCCGCTTCGGCATTCACGACCGTTCTTCTGCTCGGCGCTGGCGCAGCCGAGGCCGGTGGCTGCCGCGGCTCCGCCTGCTACAACCTCGTCAATACGCCGCCGGTCTACGGCACCATCGACGAGACCTATCAGGTCCAGCCCTCGCAAGTGCAGCGCCGTGTCATCCCGGCCGAATACGAGACCGTCACCGACAATGTGATGATCGCGCCGGCCCGCCAGATCCCGCATCACCGCGCCGCGGTCTACGAGACCGTCACCGAGAAGGTGTTGATCTCACCGGCGACGCGGCGCTGGGAAGTCACCCGCGATGCCTGGGGCAACACCGTCGGCTGCTGGGTCGATGTCCCGGCGCAGTACGGCTACCAGAGCCGCCGGGTCGAGGTTTCGCCGGCAACCGTCGAATACGAGACGGTTCCGGCCGTCTACACGCAGCGTCAGCGCAAGGTGATGGTGCGTGCCACCCAGGTCGTGCGGGAAGAGATTCCCGCCGTCTATGCGACGCGGCAGCGCCAGGTTCTGGTCAGCCCGGGTTCGCAGTACTGGTCCCGCGCCCATTACTGAGCGCGGCTCCAGAGAGTTTCAGGTAGACCCTTTATCCACGGAACGACCACTTCCACCCCGGCTTCG contains the following coding sequences:
- a CDS encoding MDR family oxidoreductase, with translation MTTFKALVATKGETGPNLAFTDFAESELMEGDVTVRVTHSTVNYKDGLAISGKAPVVRRWPMIPGIDFAGRVETSAHPDFKPGDLVVLNGWGTGETHLGAYAQKSRVKGDWLVPLPQGLTAAEAMAIGTAGYTAMLCVLALEKHGLKPADGPVVVTGAAGGVGSVAIALLAKAGWHVIASTGRAEEADYLKGLGAAEIIDRNELSQPGRPLGKERWAAGVDAVGSHTLANLLSMTRYGGAIACCGLAQGMDLPASVAPFILRGVALLGVDSVMCPKPRRLEAWRRLAGDLDRDKLAAMTTTIPLDAVIETGKAIVEGKVKGRVVVEIG
- a CDS encoding MFS transporter encodes the protein MSSIPASSKPARSYAPEIIVAAGCLIALITFGPRASAGLFQIPMTLQFHWGRDTFSLALAIQNLLWGLGAPFAGAIADRYGTVRVLCVGALLYAAGLVVMAYATTPLQLHLGAGVLIGFGLSACSFNLVLAAFGKLLPEQWRPMAFGAGTAAGSFGQFLFPPIGNILIDTLGWQQALVVFAVTLLPVLPISVILATRKLGSGAGAAAANLPNQTVMQALTEAFKHRSYVLLVLGFFTCGFQLAFITVHMPAYLRDTGLPAWVGGWTLAVIGLANAVGSLSSGWLSTRMPKRHLLAWIYLGRAVAIAAFILIPPSPLTALTFGVVIGLFWLSTVPPTSSLVMLMFGTKYMAMLYGFAFFSHQVGGFLGVWLGGVLYESMGNYQFVWWLSVALGVASALINLPIVERPVQRPEAQPA
- a CDS encoding cell wall hydrolase, giving the protein MSFTASAGQNFGPTGLPSSLISRTNPGPASELAEGPSMLVAASAFRLPGLALTSAIVRTSLSFEDPERRIVVDPRQPREDLKRAANGFPDVDRTAKGDMLPSLRPGLTEHPSVELERVVFGDTQPKLISGGFSLDAMRAAEAVEGPPSSFEPYPIDEGVTDPALSDSSPVSLKPKITSARQAELYLDSIDGSSPSVPAALQGSSATPRSAIAMAEITPPALPAHGAQSAARIALVSAPATRDLRLAAPGERQIYTGLIAPENMAREQRCLAEAVYFEARSESAEGQAAVAQVVLNRVKSGLYPSSVCGTVYQNANRYLSCQFTFACEGKSLRITEPGPWRDAVRIAREVYEGATYLAEVGASTHYHAKYVRPYWAKRLKKMDTIGQHVFYQLRPGQS